A single Curtobacterium sp. MCSS17_015 DNA region contains:
- a CDS encoding aspartate-semialdehyde dehydrogenase yields the protein MTDTQLTVAVVGATGQVGAVMRRLLEERDFPASTVRFFASARSAGTTLPFRGEEIVVEDSETADPSGIDIALFSAGATASRALAPRFAAAGALVIDNSSAWRMDPQVPLVVSEVNPDAIDAAEKGIIANPNCTTMAIMPVLKVLDTEAGLRRLVATTYQAVSGSGLAGVEELLGQARAALEQDTAALTHDGSAVTFPEPVKYVRPIAFDVVPLAGSIVEDGEGETDEEKKLRNESRKILGLPDLLVAGTCVRVPVFTGHSISVHAEFERPLSPERATEVLGSAPGVELSDVPTPLQAAGQDPSFVGRIRADQSAPVGRGLALFVSNDNLRKGAALNAVQIAEVVVARRAATV from the coding sequence ATGACCGACACCCAGCTCACCGTCGCCGTCGTCGGCGCCACCGGACAGGTCGGCGCCGTGATGCGCCGTCTGCTCGAGGAGCGCGACTTCCCGGCCAGCACGGTCCGCTTCTTCGCCAGTGCCCGCTCGGCCGGTACCACGCTGCCGTTCCGCGGCGAGGAGATCGTCGTCGAGGACTCCGAGACCGCCGACCCGTCCGGCATCGACATCGCGCTCTTCTCGGCCGGTGCCACCGCGTCCCGCGCACTCGCGCCGCGGTTCGCTGCAGCGGGGGCGCTGGTCATCGACAACTCCAGCGCCTGGCGGATGGACCCGCAGGTCCCGCTCGTGGTCAGCGAGGTGAACCCGGACGCGATCGACGCCGCCGAGAAGGGCATCATCGCGAACCCGAACTGCACGACGATGGCGATCATGCCGGTCCTCAAGGTGCTCGACACCGAGGCGGGCCTCCGCCGTCTCGTCGCGACGACGTACCAGGCAGTGTCCGGCAGCGGCCTGGCCGGTGTCGAGGAACTGCTCGGACAGGCCCGTGCGGCCCTCGAGCAGGACACCGCAGCGCTCACCCACGACGGCTCGGCCGTCACCTTCCCCGAGCCGGTGAAGTACGTCCGGCCGATCGCCTTCGACGTCGTCCCGCTCGCGGGCAGCATCGTCGAGGACGGCGAGGGTGAGACCGACGAGGAGAAGAAGCTCCGCAACGAGAGCCGGAAGATCCTCGGCCTGCCGGACCTGCTGGTCGCGGGCACCTGCGTCCGCGTCCCCGTCTTCACGGGGCACTCCATCTCCGTGCACGCCGAGTTCGAGCGGCCGCTGTCGCCCGAGCGGGCGACCGAGGTGCTCGGGAGTGCTCCCGGCGTCGAGCTCTCCGACGTCCCGACGCCGCTGCAGGCCGCCGGCCAGGACCCGTCCTTCGTCGGACGGATCCGCGCCGACCAGTCCGCCCCCGTGGGCCGCGGGCTCGCGCTCTTCGTCAGCAACGACAACCTGCGGAAGGGCGCCGCGCTCAACGCCGTGCAGATCGCCGAGGTCGTCGTCGCGCGACGCGCGGCCACCGTCTGA
- a CDS encoding ATP-binding protein has protein sequence MLGIPTHLAPRVNAWSTVRAFHAAAIGSLVAAALLLLLYRIDAPSDHVFGAVLAVVPMLVMIGVHVHVGTWRSAAAFLVVGGLCSYWFATVVQRELAEVPWVTSYLLSLVVVPLVLIGGSGSGTVRVVIWSVSGFVVGRVVTSIAAAQAGGPDHPLVLAWVTLGFVIGLVLAVSRSTARSERIQPELLRSAREEHVTAYRAGIEAEAAAILHDTVLNHLNAIALAPAGPMDEHLAQTMESDVAMLTGRAWLAGDASTTEPTADDATAGAVAAFERMLAEQRETGLQVTVTGDPVSVARLDPRAMTALLRAVAQCLTNVRKHAGTDAAEVSVFDDGVACTVMVVDDGRGFDEQATGADRMGLRNSVRERVGRVGGEVQVWSSPGSGTSVMMSVPYTSAAGAVPVLQHGDDDVERAS, from the coding sequence GTGCTCGGCATCCCCACGCATCTCGCCCCACGGGTGAACGCGTGGTCGACCGTGCGCGCCTTCCACGCGGCTGCGATCGGGTCCCTCGTCGCAGCCGCCCTGCTCCTCCTGCTCTACCGGATCGACGCGCCGTCCGACCACGTGTTCGGAGCGGTGCTCGCCGTCGTGCCGATGCTCGTCATGATCGGGGTGCACGTCCACGTCGGCACCTGGCGGTCGGCCGCCGCGTTCCTCGTCGTCGGTGGCCTCTGCTCGTACTGGTTCGCGACGGTCGTGCAGCGCGAACTCGCCGAGGTCCCGTGGGTGACGTCGTACCTGCTCTCGCTCGTCGTCGTACCGCTCGTGCTCATCGGCGGATCCGGTAGCGGGACCGTGCGCGTGGTGATCTGGTCCGTGTCGGGCTTCGTCGTCGGACGCGTCGTGACGTCGATCGCCGCGGCACAGGCCGGCGGTCCCGACCACCCGCTCGTGCTCGCCTGGGTGACACTCGGCTTCGTGATCGGACTGGTGCTGGCGGTCAGCCGCTCCACCGCCCGCTCCGAGCGGATCCAGCCCGAGTTGCTGCGGTCGGCGCGTGAAGAGCACGTGACGGCCTACCGCGCCGGCATCGAAGCGGAGGCGGCGGCGATCCTGCACGACACCGTCCTGAACCACCTCAACGCGATCGCGCTGGCTCCGGCCGGCCCGATGGACGAGCACCTCGCGCAGACGATGGAGTCCGACGTCGCGATGCTCACCGGACGGGCGTGGCTCGCCGGCGACGCCTCCACCACCGAGCCGACCGCCGACGACGCGACGGCGGGAGCGGTCGCCGCCTTCGAGCGGATGCTCGCCGAGCAACGCGAGACCGGCCTCCAGGTGACCGTCACCGGGGACCCCGTCTCGGTCGCCCGGCTCGATCCCCGCGCGATGACGGCGCTCCTCCGCGCGGTCGCGCAGTGCCTGACCAACGTCCGGAAGCACGCGGGCACCGACGCGGCCGAGGTCAGCGTCTTCGACGACGGCGTCGCGTGCACCGTGATGGTCGTCGACGACGGCCGCGGGTTCGACGAGCAGGCCACCGGAGCCGACCGCATGGGCCTCCGCAACTCCGTGCGGGAGCGCGTCGGCCGTGTCGGTGGCGAGGTGCAGGTGTGGTCCTCGCCCGGCTCCGGCACGAGCGTCATGATGAGCGTCCCGTACACGTCGGCGGCCGGAGCCGTCCCGGTCCTCCAGCACGGCGACGACGACGTGGAGCGTGCCTCGTGA
- a CDS encoding malate:quinone oxidoreductase, with amino-acid sequence MAVKQVDPIDVVLVGGGIMSATLAAIIHRLEPDWTIRVYERLGSAAQESSNPWNNAGTGHSALCELNYTPELPDGRVEIAKAVTVNEQFQVSRQFWSHLVEDGTLPDPTSFINPTPHISFVWGADNVAYMRARYDAMKDHPLFAGLEYSEDAEQIRKWAPALIPGRRKDQPIAATYSAAGSDVDFGSLTRQLFDHLEIEGLQFEPSHRVTKIVRSKVSEGWVLDVMNDVGRSKQRVAAKFVFVGAGGGALQLLQKSGIPEIRGYGGFPVSGEFLRTDDPEVVQRHAAKVYGKASVGAPPMSVPHLDTRIVDGKASLMFGPYAGFSPKFLKQGSVLDLFASIRPHNLRPMLAVAFSNLDLVKYLVGQLLASKRTKFEALREFMPSARPEHWHRITAGQRVQVIKPDADKGGVLQFGTEVITSADGSIAGLLGASPGASTAVPIMLGLLRKCFPDRWDGWQGAVREMVPTYGQDLGDDAALASATLDRTASVLGLRR; translated from the coding sequence GTGGCAGTGAAGCAGGTGGACCCCATCGATGTCGTCCTCGTCGGCGGAGGGATCATGAGCGCCACCCTCGCCGCGATCATCCACCGGCTCGAGCCGGACTGGACGATCCGCGTGTACGAGCGGCTGGGCAGCGCGGCGCAGGAGTCCTCGAACCCGTGGAACAACGCCGGGACCGGACACTCGGCGCTCTGCGAGCTCAACTACACCCCCGAACTGCCGGACGGCCGTGTGGAGATCGCGAAGGCCGTCACGGTCAACGAGCAGTTCCAGGTCTCGCGGCAGTTCTGGTCCCACCTGGTCGAGGACGGAACGCTGCCCGACCCGACGAGCTTCATCAACCCGACGCCGCACATCTCCTTCGTCTGGGGCGCGGACAACGTGGCCTACATGCGGGCCCGGTACGACGCCATGAAGGACCACCCCCTGTTCGCCGGGCTCGAGTACAGCGAGGACGCCGAGCAGATCCGGAAGTGGGCACCGGCGCTCATCCCCGGGCGCAGGAAGGACCAGCCGATCGCGGCGACGTACTCGGCCGCGGGATCCGACGTCGACTTCGGCTCGCTCACCCGGCAGCTGTTCGACCACCTGGAGATCGAGGGCCTGCAGTTCGAGCCCTCGCACCGCGTGACGAAGATCGTCCGCTCGAAGGTCTCCGAGGGCTGGGTGCTCGACGTCATGAACGACGTCGGGCGCTCGAAGCAGCGGGTCGCCGCGAAGTTCGTCTTCGTCGGGGCCGGAGGCGGTGCGCTGCAGCTGCTGCAGAAGTCGGGCATCCCGGAGATCCGCGGCTACGGCGGCTTCCCGGTGTCCGGGGAGTTCCTGCGCACCGACGACCCCGAAGTCGTGCAGCGGCACGCGGCGAAGGTCTACGGCAAGGCGAGCGTCGGTGCCCCGCCGATGTCGGTGCCCCACCTCGACACCCGCATCGTGGACGGCAAGGCCTCACTCATGTTCGGGCCCTACGCCGGGTTCAGCCCGAAGTTCCTCAAGCAGGGCTCCGTCCTCGACCTGTTCGCCTCGATCCGCCCGCACAACCTGCGGCCGATGCTGGCCGTCGCGTTCTCGAACCTCGACCTCGTGAAGTACCTGGTCGGTCAGCTCCTCGCGTCCAAGCGCACGAAGTTCGAGGCGCTCCGCGAGTTCATGCCGAGCGCCCGACCGGAACACTGGCACCGGATCACGGCCGGTCAGCGGGTGCAGGTGATCAAGCCCGATGCCGACAAGGGTGGCGTGCTGCAGTTCGGCACCGAGGTCATCACGTCGGCGGACGGCTCGATCGCGGGGCTCCTCGGCGCGTCGCCCGGCGCCTCGACCGCGGTGCCGATCATGCTCGGGCTCCTCCGCAAGTGCTTCCCGGACCGGTGGGACGGCTGGCAGGGTGCCGTGCGCGAGATGGTCCCGACCTACGGGCAGGACCTGGGCGACGACGCGGCCCTGGCGAGCGCGACGCTCGACCGGACCGCATCGGTGCTCGGGCTGCGCCGCTGA